The Betaproteobacteria bacterium genome window below encodes:
- a CDS encoding YggT family protein: MIQAVISWVSPYHPIRPFFDALCRPFLQPFERLIPLVGGVDSHRRWSCWSSCGSFLIAPDGLVGVGDR; encoded by the coding sequence ATCATTCAGGCGGTTATTTCCTGGGTCAGCCCCTACCATCCCATCCGGCCATTCTTTGATGCCCTGTGTCGACCATTCCTGCAGCCATTTGAGCGCCTGATACCACTGGTCGGCGGGGTTGATTCCCATCGCCGATGGTCCTGCTGGTCATCCTGCGGGTCATTCCTGATCGCGCCTGATGGCCTGGTTGGAGTTGGAGACCGGTAA
- a CDS encoding NAD(P)-binding domain-containing protein has product MKILFISGGNMCQAIIGGLIAKGTPTSDLQRLNHWRKRAGACKGGCRVKWRTSRTRSFAVDVLVLAVKPR; this is encoded by the coding sequence TTGAAAATTCTGTTTATCAGTGGCGGCAACATGTGTCAGGCGATCATTGGCGGCCTTATCGCGAAAGGGACACCCACCAGCGACCTTCAGCGATTGAACCATTGGCGGAAACGCGCGGGCGCTTGCAAGGGTGGGTGTCGCGTCAAGTGGCGAACTTCACGAACGCGATCTTTCGCTGTCGATGTCCTGGTTTTAGCTGTCAAGCCACGATGA